The genomic stretch AGAGGGTTTTGATCTGATTCCCGCACGCACAGGTGATAACGACTTCATTTAATGTTGGGTGAATGCCTTCTTTCATAGGGGCGTTCTGCTAACATAGTCTTTTGGCCGAGACAAGGGTCTATTTTTGATTTTTGTAAAAAAACTGTATGGCGGCGTGCCCCTGCCGTCTACTTTAAAGATACTAAAACATAATGGGTATTTTTGTGGGTTCCAAGTTTTTCAATGATTCCAGCTCTGAGAAGCGGTTTCAAAACATAGTGAGCTCCGGGTATGGTTACACTTAGGGTTTGGGCAATGTCTCTAATGCCCATCTTGCCTCGTTCCCTCAATATCCGGAGAAGTTTCTCCTGCCGCACTGTTAGAAACAATGGTTCTTTAATCAGGGGTCCAAATGCACGAATTCTCGATTCAACCCGTTCAAGGGTTTCAAGGATGGTTTCTGCCATGAATTCTATCCACCCTCCCAAATCCTGCCCTTCCACCTGAACGCGTTGAAGGTTTTTTATGTAGAGTGCGCGGTTTTCCTGAAGTACCTCATCCAAGGCAAAAATGTGCATTGTGTCAAAGCCTCTGCGGTAAAATTCCCATGTGGCCATAATCCTTGCAACGCGGCCATTGCCATCACGAAATGGATGAATCTCGGCCAGACGAAGATGAAGAATTGCGGATGAGAAAACAGCGGGTAGTTCTTTTGCCGACGTGTTAAACCATTTTAAAAAATCACGCGTATGTTTGGGAACATTTTTCCAAGGCGACCCTACATGAAGACCGGCCCTGACATCCACTTTTCGGTATTTTCCAACGGGTCCTTCATCGACCGCGCCTTTTCCAAGGATGTTATGAAGTTGAAAAATATGGTTTTCAGTTATCTGCGCCGTTTTTTCTTTTTTCTGTATCCACGTAAGAGCATTGAGATAATTCCCGGCCATCTGGACGTGTTTATCCGGATAACCAATAGCCTCTTTTCCTTCTATAAGCCCTCTTACCGCCTCAAGTGAAAGGGTACAACCTTCTATGGCCGTTGACCCCCAAGCGGCTCTTGCCATGGCATCTTTGACCAGAGTTGGAACCCATGGAACACGAATGAGAGAGGATCTTATCTGTTCTCTGATTTTTGCTATATCCTCCAAGAGACAGGTAACCCTAATTGTGGTTTTAAACGCGGGTTGATACATATTGATGAAGTTTACATAAAGTTATTCGTAAAGTCAATAAAGTTCATAAAGTTTTCATAAAGTCCTGAATAAAGGGAGGGATCTAACTTTTGAAAAATGAAAAATTCAAATATCAAAAGTCAAAATTTTGATTTTTGCACTTTAATTTTTGATTTTTTTAGTGGGGTAGCTGTTGATGAATTTGGTCAGATAGTCGACATGACCGGTGACGCGTGGGCCGCCCGGTTTGATGCCCGCTTCTCGCTCTCTTTGGGCTCGAAGAACCGGGTTGGTATCTTGAACGCCCAGATATTTATCGGCGGAATTGGAAAAATCGTGGATATTTCTTGGACTTTTATTCCCAAACGAGAAGAGATCTTTGAACCCTTGGGTTACTTTGCCCAGTAATCCCCCCTCTTGAGCCTGAATTTCACGCCTCTTTCCATGGGTATCGCCTACCGTGGGATGTCCCTTACGGTGATTAAGAGGGGCAAATTGGGGTTTGGGCATTTTATTGTTAATATTACCGCTCATCGCCCTGTTGGTAATTGCAAAATGATTGCCAGATTAAGAGCAGAAATATTTAAGTTTTTGGGTGTTTAAGGAACGAGATAACCAACTGATTTTATTAACTTAAATGTTATAAATATTTTTATACTTAAACACGCCACTGCTTACAAACGAAAGCCCACAGGGGTTTCATCTCCCCATTTTGCCCCTCGCCCCCGGTCCCTAGACCCACAAGATTTTGACACCCACCGTCAAAATTCCGGGGGAACGTCCCCTTTTTGTCGTCAAAAAGTTGGCACCTTTTAGAAATTGTTTTCTATTTTTTTACAGGAAGACTGATGGCACACCGAACGCCGGTGCTGACACTTTCTTTTTTGGGATCTTCAGGAGTTTTCAAATCAACCTTCAGTTTATCGCCGGAAGAAGAAACCCAAGCTCCTCCTCGCAAGACTTTTTCTGCCGTCCATTCGTAGACATTTCCAGACATATCGCAAAGTTCATAACCATTGGGTGGGTAAGAGCAAACCAATGCTGTTGTTTGAGCATCATAGTGTGCCCGCGATTTTGAAATTTCTCCGTCATGAGTTCCGAAGGGATATCCTTGAGGTCCTTCGGCGCCCTTTTCCCATTCAGCATTAGTGGGTAGGCGTTTTCCAAGTGCCCTGCAATAGGCTTGTGCACTTTTCCAATTAAAACCAACCGCAGGTTGACTGGCATTGTTCATCCCCGTAGGGGGCGGCTGGCAGGCACGACTCTTTGCCACGATAGAATGGGGATTTTTTTTACAAAAAATCTGAACCTCCGCATTTGTTGCCTCAGCGTGATCAAGGCAATAAGGGGAAGCGGCGGGGAGAGATTCCATGTTTTTGGGACAAGCAAGGGTTCTCTTTATAATTTTGTCCTCCTGTATTTATTATCGGTTGGAAGGAGTCAAGAGTTGCTTCTTAGGGAAGATCAGGGCAGTTGCCTCTTGTCTCTGTGTAGGGATTACAAACGTCACCAATTGGAAGCCAATCCAGATCATCAACATTTTGGCACTCTTTTTTGGTGATAAGATCATGATTCTGGGTGCAAAGACCTATTTCACTCCAAAATTTCCGATACCAGTCCCAGCCGTTGGGATTAAAAAACCGTTCATATAAAAAATCTCTTTCATTATTACATTTCCATTCGTTTGCCATAAAGGAAGTCGTACAAAGCCCAAATCGATAAGCTCGATATTCTGTCCATTCCCAATATCGATTTGCAAGATGGTTTGCGTATGCTTCTCCTCCTTGCGTTTGTACAGTCTGATAGTCCAAATCCGGTATTACGAGGTCATGAACGAGATGGGCGCCCTCATGCAACAATATGCCTTGGGTGTTTTCGTCCTCTGCTATTCTTAAGCAGTGGAATTTATTTAGTTCTATGCTTTTGGTGTCATTGACTTCTTGCCCACCCACTGAAACTGGAAGCGTCTTAAAAAGAACTTTGCCTTGTCGATGAGCATCCATAATGGTGGCTAACACACGTTGAAAGGCCGCATTTCGTGGGTGTTGTGCACGGGCTAAGACTTGAAGGTAGCCATCTACATGTCTTCCACTGTATTCATATCCTCCCAGTTTTTTTATGTAGTCCGCGTAGTCGCCGTCACCACATTTTGGGAAGCGCATTGTTTCTTCAGTTGTGCAAGGACCTCCACAATCAAGAACCTCTCCCGGCCATATAGGCCGGTTGATATATTCTCCCAAGAAACCAGCTCCATTATAATTGGTCTTATCTGGTACTTCCATCAGTTTGTATAATTCAGAATAACCTTTGGTTAATTCACCCAATGTATAACGACCGTGATAACCTCCTTGATAGGCCTGCTGAAGGCCGATAAAAAGTTTCATAAAACTGATTCTCAGTGCTGTTTCATCCGCTGGTATGAGCGTTGCGGCCGTCCTGATGTTTTCAAGAAGCGGGGAAGCAAACCGTTTATAAAATAGATCGTCAAAGATTTTTTCCCAATCACCGGTCCAAGTCGAACCGGCCCGGAAGAGATTGTAAAGTCCGCTACCCCTGTTTCCCAAAACTTTCGTATAAACCCAGTTTGGTGGGGTACGGAAATCGTTGCCGGCATTGACGGTGGGATCGGCATCCGCTTCAAGCATTTTTTGAGCCATTACTGTTGCCAAAGCCATTGCGTAGGGAACAGTCTGCAATGGATCGGTAGGATTGATAAGCGCAAAGGAACCACTTTGCATATGGGAGTACAAAAACTGGGGGTCTAAACCCGTTTTTTGATCAAGCCAATAACGCCAGGCGTTGGATCGCAAGAGACCACTTTCTGGATCCTGTACGTCATAGAAAAAACGAACAAGAGCTTGTCCCAAAAGCTGATGGGGAGTGGGGATGACAAGGGGGGCCATGCCAAAGTTGTTGGAAAATAATTCACAAACAAATTGATTCCCCTCAAAACTGCAATCTTCGATCGTGGGCCGGCCTTGAGTCAGACCTGTCTCAATTTCCTCCCTCTGTCTCTTGACGTCTTTGTTAAATACTTCTGTTTGCATAACGGCATCGCCCACAAACCACATAATTGCTTTGTGTGCCGGAGAATCGGTATAATCGCTAGCCTCGTGTACCACTTCTCCCGAAGGCCCATTGAGACCAAGAGTCATATAGCCTTCTTTTGTTTGTGTTACTAAGGAGGATGAGAATGGAATATTAAACCAGTCCCAGTAATTTAAATAGAGTGTTGGTGCTCTTCTTCTTATTTTGCTCGAAACAACTAAACGAAAGGGATCCTCTCCCCTTGCACCCATCAACCTTATGTCAACGGCATTAGGTGTGTCGGCTGGCTTGGAGTGATCCATAATAAAGGAAAAACTGAAGGAAGTTGGACTTCCCGGAAGGGGAAAGTGATCAAAGGTAAAAACCAACTTTCCCGGATAATAATAAGTTTTTCTCCATAAAGATGTTTCACCGGGGCCAGTGGCGGTAACTGTTTGAATAGCATAGCTGTAATTGATGTGAGGAGACAGACCGTTGTCAATAAATCCTTTTTCTCGCATGGTTTGTGCGTCCACTTGGCCAACTGTGGATGTGGCGCCGCTTAAGTTTTCCTTCCTTAGAATTCGATAAGCAACAGCATTTTGCAAAGAGGGGGGTAAATTTGCAATTGTGTCCGAAGGTAACACAACAAGAGCCGTATTCGCATTCAGGCGACCAGCATATGTTTTCACGCC from Deltaproteobacteria bacterium encodes the following:
- a CDS encoding Fic family protein is translated as MYQPAFKTTIRVTCLLEDIAKIREQIRSSLIRVPWVPTLVKDAMARAAWGSTAIEGCTLSLEAVRGLIEGKEAIGYPDKHVQMAGNYLNALTWIQKKEKTAQITENHIFQLHNILGKGAVDEGPVGKYRKVDVRAGLHVGSPWKNVPKHTRDFLKWFNTSAKELPAVFSSAILHLRLAEIHPFRDGNGRVARIMATWEFYRRGFDTMHIFALDEVLQENRALYIKNLQRVQVEGQDLGGWIEFMAETILETLERVESRIRAFGPLIKEPLFLTVRQEKLLRILRERGKMGIRDIAQTLSVTIPGAHYVLKPLLRAGIIEKLGTHKNTHYVLVSLK
- a CDS encoding SUMF1/EgtB/PvdO family nonheme iron enzyme, giving the protein MESLPAASPYCLDHAEATNAEVQIFCKKNPHSIVAKSRACQPPPTGMNNASQPAVGFNWKSAQAYCRALGKRLPTNAEWEKGAEGPQGYPFGTHDGEISKSRAHYDAQTTALVCSYPPNGYELCDMSGNVYEWTAEKVLRGGAWVSSSGDKLKVDLKTPEDPKKESVSTGVRCAISLPVKK